The following coding sequences lie in one Candidatus Bathyarchaeota archaeon genomic window:
- a CDS encoding AIR carboxylase family protein — protein sequence MSQGKVVVFMGSKRDYEFASRINKFLQEEGFSLKCEYVVASAHKTPKILLEEVEKYENLNGHVVFITVAGLSDALSGVVAGASKYPVIACPPDSEKFWWAKFFSSAVTPQGIAVAYIPRPENAALAAAKILALFDKSLQRKVEAYMQSLKEGAKAQRLERD from the coding sequence ATGTCACAAGGAAAAGTCGTTGTTTTTATGGGTTCGAAGAGAGATTACGAGTTTGCCTCTCGCATCAACAAATTCCTGCAAGAAGAAGGTTTTAGTTTAAAATGCGAATACGTAGTCGCGTCTGCTCACAAAACTCCCAAAATACTGTTAGAAGAAGTTGAAAAATACGAGAATTTAAACGGGCACGTGGTTTTCATAACAGTTGCTGGCTTGTCCGATGCTCTATCAGGAGTTGTGGCTGGCGCCTCAAAGTATCCAGTAATTGCCTGTCCGCCTGACTCGGAAAAGTTTTGGTGGGCTAAATTCTTTTCTTCAGCAGTAACACCTCAAGGCATTGCAGTGGCTTATATTCCTAGACCTGAAAACGCCGCACTCGCCGCCGCAAAGATTCTCGCGCTCTTTGACAAGAGCTTACAAAGAAAGGTTGAGGCTTATATGCAAAGTCTTAAAGAAGGAGCTAAAGCTCAAAGGTTAGAGCGGGATTAA
- a CDS encoding phosphoribosylaminoimidazolesuccinocarboxamide synthase produces the protein MNFDVVLNTHLPLPSFKKGKVRDLYDLGKKLLIVSTDRISAFDVVLPNGIPYKGEALSRLSAYWFNETKDIVSNHILEVVDPRTVLVKKTKLIKVEFVVRGYLYGSAWENYRKGKPICGIHLPKGLKKAEQLPNHILTPTTKAEVGHDMEMTDEEVAKKIGGDLAREIEDVCLKIYEKASRKAKANGIIVADTKMEFGVLDDELILIDELLTPDSSRFWAKEKYEVGKSQPSFDKQDVRDYLMSIGWNRQPPAPKLPEHVVLETSRKYIEAYERLTGRKF, from the coding sequence ATGAACTTCGACGTCGTCCTCAACACGCATCTTCCACTTCCATCGTTCAAAAAGGGAAAGGTTAGAGACCTTTACGACCTAGGTAAAAAACTGTTAATTGTCTCCACTGACCGCATCTCCGCCTTCGACGTGGTGCTCCCCAATGGCATTCCCTACAAAGGTGAGGCCCTCAGCAGACTCTCAGCCTACTGGTTCAACGAAACAAAAGACATAGTGTCAAACCACATCTTGGAAGTGGTTGACCCGCGAACAGTCCTAGTAAAAAAAACTAAACTGATAAAAGTTGAATTCGTCGTAAGAGGATATCTCTATGGCTCAGCTTGGGAAAACTACCGAAAGGGCAAGCCTATCTGCGGAATACACTTGCCTAAGGGCTTGAAAAAAGCTGAACAGCTGCCTAACCACATTTTAACTCCTACAACAAAAGCAGAAGTGGGGCACGATATGGAAATGACAGATGAAGAGGTAGCGAAGAAAATTGGAGGAGATCTGGCTAGAGAAATCGAAGACGTATGCTTAAAGATTTACGAAAAGGCTTCACGGAAGGCGAAAGCCAACGGCATTATAGTGGCAGATACAAAGATGGAATTCGGCGTCCTCGACGACGAACTCATCCTCATCGACGAGCTGCTGACCCCTGACTCGTCTAGGTTTTGGGCAAAGGAGAAATACGAAGTTGGAAAAAGCCAGCCGAGCTTCGACAAACAGGATGTGCGCGACTATCTTATGTCAATTGGGTGGAACCGGCAACCTCCCGCGCCAAAACTGCCGGAGCATGTAGTTCTTGAGACTTCAAGGAAGTATATTGAGGCTTATGAACGGTTGACTGGCAGAAAATTCTAG